The proteins below are encoded in one region of Hordeum vulgare subsp. vulgare chromosome 3H, MorexV3_pseudomolecules_assembly, whole genome shotgun sequence:
- the LOC123443097 gene encoding protein BZR1 homolog 2 — MATGGGGGADFGAAGGAGGRMPTWRERENNKRRERRRRAIAAKIFSGLRAHGGYKLPKHCDNNEVLKALCNEAGWVVEPDGTTYRKGCRPAERMDGIGCSVSPSPCSSYQPSPRASYNASPTSSSFPSGASSPFLPHSNNMVNGVDATPILPWLQTFSNSNKRPHLPPLLIHGGSISAPVTPPLSSPTARTPRMKTDWDESVIQPPWHGSNSPCVVNSTPPSPGRQMVPDPAWLAGIQISSTSPSSPTFSLMSSNPFSVFKEAIPGGGSSRMCTPGQSGTCSPVIPGMARHPDVHMMDVVSDEFAFGSSTNGVAQQATAGLVRAWEGERIHEDSGSDELELTLGSTRTRS, encoded by the exons ATGGCGacggggggtggaggaggagcggACTTCGGGGCGGCGGGGGGAGCGGGCGGCAGGATGCCGACGTGGAGGGAGCGGGAGAACAACaagcggagggagcggcggcggcgggcgatcGCCGCCAAGATATTCTCCGGCCTGCGGGCGCACGGCGGGTACAAGCTCCCCAAGCACTGCGACAACAACGAGGTCCTCAAGGCCCTCTGCAACGAGGCCGGCTGGGTCGTCGAGCCCGACGGCACCACCTACCGCAAG GGATGCAGACCTGCAGAGCGCATGGATGGGATTGGGTGCTCCGTGTCGCCAAGCCCATGTTCCTCATATCAGCCAAGCCCGCGGGCATCATACAACGCGAGCCCTACCTCCTCTTCATTCCCCAGCGGCGCATCGTCGCCCTTCCTCCCACATTCTAACAACATGGTAAATGGCGTCGATGCAACTCCCATCCTACCATGGCTGCAAACGTTCTCCAATTCGAATAAGCGGCCGCATCTTCCCCCGCTGCTGATTCACGGCGGCTCCATTAGCGCCCCGGTGACTCCTCCACTGAGCTCACCGACTGCCCGCACCCCTCGCATGAAGACGGACTGGGACGAGTCGGTGATCCAGCCACCATGGCACGGTTCAAACAGTCCCTGCGTGGTGAACTCCACCCCGCCGAGCCCCGGGCGTCAAATGGTTCCTGACCCAGCATGGCTGGCCGGCATCCAGATCTCGTCAACGAGCCCTTCATCGCCCACGTTTAGTCTCATGTCCTCCAACCCATTCAGCGTCTTCAAAGAAGCGATCCCGGGCGGCGGTTCGTCCAGGATGTGCACGCCGGGGCAGAGCGGCACGTGCTCGCCGGTGATCCCCGGCATGGCGCGGCACCCGGACGTTCACATGATGGACGTGGTTTCTGACGAGTTTGCATTTGGAAGCAGCACCAACGGTGTTGCTCAGCAGGCCACCGCCGGATTGGTGAGGGCGTGGGAGGGCGAGAGGATCCACGAGGACTCTGGGTCGGACGAGCTGGAGCTCACTCTCGGGAGCACCAGGACGAGGAGCTGA